A stretch of Lactuca sativa cultivar Salinas chromosome 6, Lsat_Salinas_v11, whole genome shotgun sequence DNA encodes these proteins:
- the LOC111883955 gene encoding uncharacterized protein LOC111883955, with translation MDVQDQSKHSIPSGHESHGVYLCRRCGWPFPNPHPSAKHRRSHKKICGTIDGYTNLIHSEVVSDDENHLDDDKDKTPSPKIQKKTSIGGGGGAIGGSFSRSEDESFLDAVTEFADTTSTGSANKTLDRDLFFSFKDAEHGDFKVDSSEAKSALLETNGKSADDLVKDGVVEPTLKQSDISQEAQSIDDVGAGVKLESVTSDGVNEEIKHEKLESESEPVSEVVKEAEIVHGAENINEEIKLEKFEMEHEHASEAVKEPETVQSVSVLTQKEDLGASECSKEQILEVEKEPDMVLTQIKEQIQEVVKEPESVSSEKDDLCAPESEKELSHEVVEEPESVLIEKEDLGAPKLEKDLKEQIQEDFNESIAILTENKNLVAPKLENCSTEEIEEVVKEPKSVLIEKEDLGAPESETHSNKHTHEVFEEPESVLTEKDDLGAPILEKSSKEDTFEVVQEPNSTLIKKEELETPKLENGSTKQIQESVKEPESILTEKQDLDAPESEKCSNEHTHEVVEEPKTVLTEKDDLGASILEKNSKEHTFEAIEEPNSSSIEKEDLGAPNLEKHSNDHTHEVLEEPDTVLTKKVDLEAQNLEKLPKEATKEPKVDDCIVNDKNTSGVVSEPIIGKLITNQDSGVDLSIDSSNSLEANWGSVSVLSTASIDDKPKLNSGKPDNHSGSSDVFEPPSFMTLVQPEGKDQKPCSSEVQDAQKAGWIPTIANVSNESEERKKNEEVIAKVTNWSTGKHSAPLKNLLGEAKSPSVKESVTVVHKDEGATEKVNQELLSSPPKLIEDGKKAGKKVKGRGLWMPFGCCSSVNVVN, from the exons ATGGATGTCCAAGATCAAAGCAAACACTCCATCCCATCAG GACATGAGAGTCATGGGGTTTATTTATGTCGTAGATGTGGGTGGCCTTTTCCGAACCCACATCCAAGCGCTAAACACAGGCGATCCCACAAGAAGATCTGTGGAACCATTGACGGTTACACTAATTTAATCCATTCAGAAGTGGTTTCAGATGATGAAAACCATCTTGATGACGATAAAGACAAAACCCCAA gTCCCAAAATTCAGAAGAAGACGAGCATCGGCGGCGGCGGTGGTGCGATTGGGGGAAGTTTCAGTAGATCTGAAGATGAATCGTTTTTAGATGCTGTTACAGAATTCGCAGACACTACCAGTACAGGATCTGCAAACAAAACTCTGGATAGAGAtttgtttttttcatttaaaGATGCTGAACATGGTG ATTTCAAGGTGGATTCATCTGAGGCAAAATCCGCGTTACTTGAAACTAATGGGAAATCTGCTGATGATTTGGTCAAAGATGGAGTTGTTGAACCAACCCTCAAACAAAGTGATATATCTCAAGAAGCTCAATCGATTGATGATGTGGGGGCAGGGGTAAAGTTGGAATCAGTAACTTCAGATGGAGTTAATGAAGAGATCAAGCATGAGAAGCTTGAATCTGAAAGTGAACCTGTTtcagaagttgtcaaagaagctGAAATTGTTCATGGTGCAGAGAATATCAATGAAGAAATCAAGCTTGAAAAGTTTGAAATGGAGCATGAACATGCCTCAGAAGCTGTGAAAGAACCTGAAACTGTTCAAAGTGTTTCGGTTTTGACCCAAAAGGAGGATCTTGGTGCATCCGAATGCTCAAAAGAACAAATCTTGGAAGTTGAGAAGGAACCAGATATGGTTTTGACTCAAATCAAGGAACAGATTCAAGAAGTTGTGAAAGAACCTGAATCAGTTTCGAGTGAAAAGGATGATCTTTGTGCACCCGAGTCAGAAAAAGAACTCAGCCATGAAGTTGTTGAAGAACCTGAATCAGTTTTGATTGAAAAGGAGGATCTTGGTGCACCCAAGTTGGAAAAAGACTTAAAAGAACAGATTCAGGAAGATTTCAATGAATCCATTGCAATTTTGACTGAAAACAAGAATCTTGTTGCACCAAAGTTGGAAAATTGCTCAACAGAAGAGATTGAGGAAGTTGTCAAGGAGCCTAAATCAGTTTTGATTGAAAAAGAGGATCTTGGTGCTCCTGAATCCGAAACACACTCAAACAAACACACCCATGAAGTTTTTGAAGAACCCGAATCAGTTTTGACTGAAAAAGATGATCTTGGAGCACCAATCTTGGAAAAAAGCTCAAAAGAAGACACCTTTGAAGTTGTCCAAGAACCTAACTCCACTTTGATCAAAAAGGAAGAACTTGAAACACCCAAGTTGGAAAATGGCTCAACAAAGCAGATTCAAGAAAGTGTCAAGGAGCCCGAATCAATTTTGACAGAAAAGCAGGATCTTGATGCACCCGAGTCTGAAAAATGCTCAAATGAACACACCCATGAAGTTGTTGAAGAGCCCAAAACAGTTTTGACTGAAAAAGATGATCTTGGAGcatcaatcttggaaaaaaacTCAAAAGAACACACCTTTGAAGCTATTGAAGAACCCAACTCAAGTTCGATTGAAAAAGAGGATCTTGGTGCACCCAATTTGGAAAAACACTCAAATGATCACACCCATGAAGTTTTGGAAGAACCCGATACAGTTTTGACTAAAAAAGTGGATCTTGAGGCACAAAACTTGGAAAAACTCCCAAAAGAAGCTACCAAAGAACCAAAAGTTGATGATTGTATTGTTAATGACAAGAATACTTCAGGTGTTGTTTCTGAACCTATCATAGGAAAACTAATAACTAATCAAGATTCTGGTGTTGATTTATCCATAGATTCAAGTAATAGTCTTGAAGCAAATTGGGGATCAGTTTCAG TCCTCTCTACTGCTTCAATTGATGATAAGCCAAAACTCAACTCTGGGAAGCCAGATAACCATTCGGGCTCATCAGATGTCTTTGAGCCTCCATCTTTCATGACTCTAGTTCAACCTGAAGGCAAAGATCAGAAACCATGTTCATCTGAGGTTCAAGATGCTCAAAAAGCTGGTTGGATCCCAACAATAGCCAATGTCAGCAATGAATCAGAAGAGAGAAAGAAGAATGAGGAAGTTATTGCAAAAGTGACAAATTGGAGCACAGGGAAACACTCTGCACCTTTAAAGAATCTGTTAGGTGAAGCCAAATCTCCAAGTGTTAAAGAGTCAGTAACTGTGGTTCATAAAGATGAAGGTGCAACCGAGAAGGTAAACCAGGAGTTGTTGTCATCACCACCAAAGTTGATTGAAGATGGTAAGAAAGCAGGGAAGAAGGTCAAAGGTAGAGGTTTGTGGATGCCATTTGGTTGTTGTTCTTCGGTAAATGTTGTTAACTaa